A single Halobellus ruber DNA region contains:
- a CDS encoding acyl-CoA dehydrogenase family protein has protein sequence MELSEAESELRATAAEFAATEIEPVAVEFERENKHPRDIVRKAAEKGLTSAALPAEYGGGGLGITGNLVVREELYAADPGIAEAITGSMFGCEIIAAEGTEEQAERWVRPVTNGEIITGAAMTEPRGGSDFANTETRAVRDGDEYVINGEKIFIGNGPIADAVLVFARTADTDPPHRGISSFVVESGTEGFHQVELDEFAGPGAMSLGRLELDDARVPADALVGEEGEGFYQAMRTMNGSRLEIAASSIGAARGALDRTIDYISDREAFGDPVSERQAVRHRIAEYEARLEAVRSLTYEAARDLEEDADLAEEPAMAKLLASELAEEVASDAIQFHGGYGLLDEYRVEEYLRWTKIAQIYDGTSEIMRDIIAESAIDG, from the coding sequence ATGGAGCTCTCCGAAGCGGAGTCAGAACTCCGGGCAACGGCCGCGGAGTTCGCTGCCACCGAGATCGAACCCGTCGCCGTCGAGTTCGAACGGGAGAACAAACATCCCAGAGACATCGTCCGGAAGGCGGCCGAGAAGGGCCTCACGTCCGCGGCGCTCCCGGCGGAGTACGGCGGCGGCGGACTGGGGATCACCGGCAACCTCGTCGTCCGCGAGGAGCTGTACGCGGCCGATCCGGGGATCGCCGAGGCGATCACCGGATCGATGTTCGGGTGTGAGATCATCGCGGCCGAGGGCACAGAGGAGCAGGCCGAACGGTGGGTTCGGCCGGTGACGAACGGCGAGATCATCACCGGCGCGGCGATGACCGAACCCCGGGGCGGGTCGGACTTCGCGAACACGGAGACGCGCGCCGTTCGCGACGGCGACGAGTACGTCATCAACGGCGAGAAGATCTTCATCGGCAACGGCCCGATCGCGGACGCAGTCTTAGTGTTCGCGCGGACGGCGGACACCGATCCGCCGCACCGCGGGATCTCGTCGTTCGTCGTCGAGTCCGGGACAGAGGGCTTCCACCAGGTGGAGTTAGACGAGTTCGCCGGTCCGGGCGCGATGTCTCTCGGGCGGCTGGAACTGGACGACGCGCGGGTGCCCGCAGACGCGCTCGTCGGCGAGGAGGGCGAGGGGTTCTACCAGGCGATGCGGACGATGAACGGGAGCCGCCTGGAGATCGCGGCGAGTTCGATCGGCGCGGCCCGGGGGGCGCTCGACCGCACGATCGACTACATCTCCGACCGGGAGGCGTTCGGCGATCCAGTCTCCGAGCGGCAGGCGGTCCGCCACCGCATCGCGGAGTACGAGGCGCGGCTCGAAGCCGTCCGGAGCCTGACGTACGAGGCGGCACGGGACCTCGAGGAGGACGCCGACCTGGCGGAAGAGCCCGCGATGGCGAAGCTCCTGGCGTCGGAGCTCGCCGAGGAGGTCGCCAGCGACGCGATCCAGTTCCACGGCGGCTACGGGCTGCTCGACGAGTACCGGGTCGAGGAGTATCTCCGGTGGACGAAGATCGCACAGATCTACGACGGAACCAGCGAGATCATGCGGGACATCATCGCGGAGTCGGCCATCGACGGGTAG